GCATGCCTTCATCAACTATCTGATGCGGCCGGAAGTCATCGCCAAGGCGTCGAACTACGTTCAATACGCCAATGGCAATCTCGCCTCACAGGCGCTGATGGATGAGTCGGTTTCGAAAAATCCTGCGGTCTATCCTGATGCCGAGACGATGAAGAAGCTCTTCACCATCTCGCCTTACGGACCGAAGGAGCAGCGCGTGCTGAACCGCGTCTGGACGCAGATAAAGACCGGCAGCTGACATTTCCGTCCGCTGGTTGAGGAACGGCCGGCGGGCCTGTTTCTCTGATAGCTTTGCCGGCAGGTCACCTTACCTGCCGGCGCTGCCCGCCCCGAAGCATCGATCGAAAGACCAACGGGATTTGAGGGTAGGGTGAATGGCGAAAACTCTGGGGCCGGTCAAACGCAAATTCAGCCCGTGGGACAACCCCGATGCGGTTCCCTTCATCCGTTTTGAAAATGTCACCAAGCGTTTCGGCGATTTTGTCGCCGTCAATAACCTGACGCTCGATATTTACGAGCGCGAGTTCTTCTCGCTGCTTGGTCCCTCTGGCTGCGGCAAGACCACGCTGATGCGCATGCTGGCCGGTTTCGAGGAGCCGACCGAGGGCCGCATCCTGTTGCAGGGCAAGGATATTTCCGGCGTCCCGCCCTATAAGCGTCCCACCAACATGATGTTCCAGTCCTATGCGCTTTTCCCGCATATGTCGGTGGAAAAGAACATCGCCTTCGGTCTCGAACAGGACGGCTTGCCGAAAGCGGAAATCGCTTCCCGCGTCGAGGAAATGCTGCGGCTCGTCAAACTCACGGAATTTGCCAAACGCAAGCCGAGCCAGCTTTCCGGCGGCCAGCGGCAGCGCGTGGCGCTCGCCCGTTCACTCGCCAAGCGGCCGAAGGTGCTGTTGCTCGACGAACCGCTCGGCGCGCTCGACAAGAAGCTGCGCGAGGAAACCCAATTCGAGCTGATGGACATCCAGACCAATCTCGGCCTCACCTTCCTGATCGTTACCCACGATCAGGAAGAGGCGATGACGGTGTCGGACCGCATCGCCGTCATGGACAAAGGCATCGTCGTGCAGGTGGCGACACCTGCCGAGATTTACGAGGCGCCGAACAGCCGTTACGTGGCTGACTTCATCGGCGACATCAATATTTTCGACGCCAATGTCGTTGCCAATGCCTCCGATATCGGCAAACCGGGTCTGGTGACGCTCGATTGCGACGGGCTGAAAGTGGCGGTGGAGCAGGAATGCGCTGCGGCGACGGGCAGTCAGGTGGCTTATGCCATCCGCCCGGAAAAGGTCCGCATCTCGCTGGATGAGCCGGCCGATAGCTCCGTCAACTCCGCCTATGGCGAGGTCTGGGATATTGGTTATCTCGGTGACTTCTCGGTCTTCATCGTCAAGCTCGCCGATGGCCGTGTCCTCCGTGCGGCGCAGGCGAATGTGTCCCGTCTCGTTGATCGCCCGATCACCTTCGGCGACATGGTGTGGTTGAACTGGAAATCGGATTCAGGTCTTGTCCTGACGCGCTGAGGGAGGCTTTCATGGCGATCACCACTCCCGAGAACCGGCAAAGCCCCTGGCGCTGGCTGGTCGTTGCGGTTCCCTATTTCTGGCTGCTGCTGTTCTTCGCAGCGCCGTTTTTCATCATCTTCAAGATATCGCTGTCGGATACGGCCATATCCATGCCGCCCTACACGCCGGTCTTCGAAGGCTTTTCGAAGCTCGGCGCGTTCTTCTCGCAGCTGGATTTCGAGAATTACCTGTTCCTGACGGAAGACCCGCTCTACATCGACGCCTATCTGTCGTCGCTGCGCATCGCCTTCATCTCCACCTGCCTTCTGCTGCTGATCGGTTATCCCATGGCGCTGGCCATGGCGCGCGCGCCTTCAGCCGTGCGGCCGACACTGGTGATGCTGGTGATCCTGCCGTTCTGGACCTCGTTCCTGATCCGCGTTTACGCCTGGATCGGCATTCTGAAACCGGAGGGCCTGCTGACGGTGCTGTTCCAGTCGATCGGTCTTCTGGGGCCTGACCAGCAGGTCAACATCTTCCGCACCGAGACGGCGATCTTCATCGGCATCGTTTATTCCTATCTGCCCTTCATGGTGCTGCCGCTTTATTCGGCGCTGGAAAAACTGGACAACACGCTTCTTGAAGCGGCGGCCGATCTTGGCTGCCCGCCATGGAAGGCCTTCTGGAAGATCACTTTCCCGCTGTCGCTGCCGGGCGTGGTTGCCGGGTCGATGATCTGCTTCATCCCGATAACAGGCGAATTCGTCATTCCCGATCTGCTCGGCGGCGCGCAGACATTGATGATCGGCAAGACGCTGTGGACGGAATTCTTCGGCAACAGAGACTGGCCTTTGGCATCGGCGGTGGCCGTGCTGCTCCTGTTGTTGCTGGTGGTGCCGATTGCCATCTTCCAGAACCAGCAGAAGAAGGTGGGGTGAGGCCATGAAGCGCGGAAAATTCGATATCACCGTCCTCACCCTCGGTTTTGCCTTTCTCTATATCCCGATCATTATCCTGATCGTTTATTCCTTCAACGCCTCCAAACTGGTGACGGTCTGGGGCGGCTTCTCGCTGCAATGGTACAGGTCCATGTGGTCGAACCAGGGGCTGATGGATGCCGCCTGGGTGACGCTGCGTGTCGGTATCTTAAGCGCCACCATCGGCACCATCCTTGGAACACTGGCGGCCCTGTCGCTTACCCGTTTTGCCCGCTTCCCGGGGCGCGTGCTGTTTTCCGGCATGATCTATGCGCCGCTCGTCATGCCGGAGGTCATTACCGGCCTGTCGCTGCTGCTTTTGTTCGTGGCTGTCGGGGTGGATCGTGGTTTCTGGACGGTGGTCATCGCCCACACCACCTTCACCATGTGTTATGTGGCAATCGTCGTGCAGTCGCGCCTGCTCACCTTCGACCGCAGTCTTGAGGAAGCCGCACTTGATCTCGGCTGCCCACCAGTGAAGACTTTCTTCCGCATCACCCTGCCATTGATCTTCCCCGCCGTCATCGCCGGCTGGATGCTGGCGTTTACGCTGTCGCTGGACGATCTGGTGATCGCCAGCTTCGCCACAGGCCCCGGTGCAACCACGCTGCCGATCAAGATTTACTCGCAGGTGCGTCTCGGGGTGACGCCGGAAATCAATGCCATCTGCACGATCCTCATCGGCCTTGTGACGATCGGCGTCATCGTCACCTCCATCACGTCCAAACGCACCGAACTGCAGCGGATGCGGGACGAGCACGCCGCCGCCCGCAACTGATTATCGGCTCTGCTTCGATTTCCTCACGTTACTGTTGAAATCGCAATAAAATTAGAAACCTATAATTTAGTTTTGGGACTTTACGGTCTCAAAATAGGAATTATCGTCGGTAATTGCTCGATTTTGGTTTTAACCGCTTGTTAATAGGAGTTGGCGGAAAGTAAACCTAACGCAGGGCTGTCAAATTTCTGACGGCCGGGATTGATAATTTCCATATGGCGAGGTTGTCCCCCTTTCTCTCGTTAAAAAAAGCACAACTAGTACAGGCGGCCGAAAGGCCGCCTTTCTTTTTGCCGAGAGACCAGGCGCGGCTCAGCTGTTTTCCGGATGATCCATGGATTTCGAGACGAGAAGCACGGGAATAAGCCCGGCGATGATGATGATGATCGCCGGCACGGCGGCATCCTGCACCCTGGAGCGGGATGCATCCTCATAGACCAGTGTGGCAAGCGTGTTGAAACCGAAAGGCCTGAGCAGGATGGTCGCCGGCAGTTCCTTCATGGATTCGATCAGCACGAGCAGAAAAGCAGTCAGAGCCGCCGGCCGCATGTTCGGCAGCAGCACCTTGAACAGCGTTTGTAAACGATTGCGCCCAAGCGTTCGCGAGGCCATGTCGATATGCGGCGAGAGCTTCTGGAAACCGGCATCGAGCGTGCCTTCCGCCATGGTCATGAAGCGCACGCTATGGGCATAGATGATGGCGAAGGCGGTGCCGGAAAGCAGCAACCCGCTTGAAAACCCGAAATGCGACCGAATGAACCCGTCGACGCCATTGTCGAGGCCGGCGAGCGGAATAAGCACGCCGATGGCAAGCACCGTTCCCGGCACGCCATATCCCATGGAACCGAGGCGGGCGGCGACCTTTGACGTGCGCGAGCGCTCGGTTCGAATGGCGTAGGAGAAGATGAAAGCCGCGATCAGGGTCACGAAAGCGGCGGAGAGGGAGACCTCGAGACTGTGGCCCAGCGCTTTCAGAAGTTTCGGCGCAAACAGCGCATCGAGCCGCTTGGCGGCGTAACCCCCAAGCACGATGACGGGAATGAAAAACCCGCTTGCCACCGGCAGGAAACAGAACAGGCTCGCACACCAGCGCCGCCAGCCGGTCAACATCTTCAGCCGGTGGCGCTGCGCCATACTCGTCGCTTTCGGCGCACCGAAACGCTGTTTCTCACGCGCATTGCGTTCGATGAAGATCAGCGCGCCAACGATGATGAGGATGACGGCGGCGATCTGCGTCGCATTGGCAAGATTGCCGCGATTGAGCCAGGTCTCGTAAATGGTGAAGGTCAGCGTCTGGACACCGAGATATTCGACTGCACCGATATCGTTCAGCGTCTCCATCAAGACGAGCGAAAGCCCGATGGCAATCGCCGGCCGCGCCATCGGCAACTGCACGGAAAAGAACACGCTGAGCGGCTTTGCGCCAAGCGTGCGGGCCGCCTCCGCCGCAAACCGGCCCTGCATGGAAAAGGCGGCGCGGGCCGAAAGATAGACATAGGGGTAAAGCACCGAACTCAGGACGATCACCGCGCCGCCAAGCGAGCGGATGTCGGGAAACCAGTAATCGCGGATGCTGTGATAGTCGAAGGCGGCGCGAATAGCGCTCTGCACCGGGCCGGTGAAATCGAGGAACTCGCCGAAGGCATAGGCGGCGAGATAAGAGGGAATGGCGAGCGGCAGCACGAGTGCCGCAGACAACAGACGCCGCAGCGGAAATTCGAATGTCGTGACGAGCCAGGCGCAGGCAATGCCGAAAAACGCCGTCGTCGCGGCCGTCATCCCCAGCAACATGAATGTGCGAAACCCCGCACGCGGCAGAACATTGGCGAGAAGATGCTGCCATCCTTCCGTGCTGCCGGTGAGCGCCAGCCAGAAGATCGCCAGAATGGGCATGGCGGCAATGGCCGCGACGATGACCGCCGCGACAGGCAGTATTGAAACACGTCTTGTGGCTGGAAGGGAAACCGTCATGGGCATGCGGGCCTGTCTTGCGAAAGCCTTGATCGGCGATCATTACGCCGGTGGCTTTCGCATTGCTACGCCCGCATGACCTCAGTTGGCAAGAACCCGTTGCGACGGAAAGGTGATTTCCACCAGCGTGCCTTCATTCGGCGTCGAGGTGATGGAGAAATTTGCGCGGTTGGCATCCACCATCGCCTTCGTCAGTGGCAGGCCAAGCCCGGTGCCGTCGCCGCGTACGCGCTTGCTGGATGAGGCCACCTGCCGGAATGGCTTCATGGCCTGTTCCAGCTCCGCCCGCGTCATGCCGATGCCGGTGTCGCGGATGCGCAGCGAGACGCTGCCATTCGCCTCATAGGCCGTAGACACCACGATCTGGCCGCCGGAAGGCGTGAAGCGGATGGCGTTGGACAGGATATTCAGCACGATCTGCTTGATCGAGCGCAGGTCGGCAACGATATGCGGCACGGATTGCGACAGTGCGGTGCGGATGATGACACGCTGATTGTTGGCCTGCGGCTGCACCAGCGAGACGGCTTCGGCCACCGTTTCGTTCAGCGGCACGGCGATGAAATCCACATCCATCTGTCCGGCTTCGATCTTGGAAATGTCGAGCAGATCATTGACGATGTCGAGCACATGCCGGCCGGAACGGCCGATATCATTGGAATATTCCGCATAACGCGGATGGCCGATCGGCCCGAACCGTTCGGTCGCCATCATGTCGGCAAAACCGATAATGGCGTTGAGCGGTGTGCGGATTTCATGGCTGACGCGGGCCAGGAAATCGGTCTTGTGGGCATTGGCGGTTTCCGCCGCGCGCTTGGCGTTGCGGAGTTCCTCTTCCGTGCGCTTCCACTGGGTGATGTCGCGAATGACTGCGCAATAGCCATGCGAGGATTTAAGCCGCCCGATGGTCATGAACAGCGGCAGGAACCCGCCGGATGCTTCGCGGCCGATCACCTCGCGGCCATCATTCAACACGCTGGCCACACCGTTATTGGCAAGGCCGGAGAGATAATCCAGCACGGCGCGCTGGCTCTCATGCGCAAACAGGGTGACGAAGGGTTTTCCGGCGATTTCGCCATTGTCATAGTTGAACAGCGCGCTGGCGGAACGGTTGAGCGAGCGGATTTCACCGCTGTCTCCCAGCAACACCACGCCGTCGGTAGCGGTTTCCAGAATGGAATGCAGTTCCTCGACTTCACCCTGCAACACGGAAACGCTGCCGGCTTCTGCACCCGCTGTCGCTGCCGTATTTTCGTTGGCTGCCGCAACAGGTGTCTGTTTTTCCTCCAGCGGAACCAGCGACAGCATCAGCGCCTTGGTTTCTTCCCAGCGGATGGACTGTAACCGCGCCTTGACCGGAATGATGTCGTTTTCGGCACTGACCACGACCATGCCGCCCTCATTGTCAGGCATCTCGTCCAGCTCCTGCCGCTGCAGCAGCGCTTCCAGCCCGCCAACGTCCTGAAGCTCCTCAAGCGAGGTGTAGCCCGTCAGTCGCAGGAAATCCGGGTTGGCGTGGATCAGCCTGTCGCCGGCATGGACAAGAAGCGCCACCGGCATCTGATCCAGCGTCTCGGCCGTCAGTATGCCGGCGGGGCGAGGGGGAGGGCTGACCATCGCAGCGGCAATATCAGCCGCCGGCTGCAGGTCCGTTGGGGTGTCTCCCTTTTCGCCGGTGTCTATTTCAGTCGCCGGTGTCGGGGCAGCCGCCGGCCGCTCACCGCGAACATAGTCAGCGAAAAGGTCGTCCTCTTCCGCCATTTCGGTTGCCTTGGCAGCCTCTTGAACATTCTGCGTTTCGTCCACCGGGATTTCCGGCGTGATATCTTCGCGGCTATACTGTGGAGCCGGCTCGGCGGAATGCACCTCTTCGTCCGCTTTGCGGCTCTCGTCCGCAAGCGCGTCGATGGGCGCAAGTGTCCGGCCGATTTCCCGGAAGGCGGCCTGTTCGCCTGCGGTCAGACCCTCGCGGGAGCGTGAGCGGCGCTCTTCCAGATGAACGACCTTGTCGGAATAGGAAGGCTCGGCGTCCGGAGCGGGTACCGGCGCTTCGAATTCCGCCTGGCTGTCATCGTGACGCTGGTCTTCGTTCGTCACCTCGCCGGTGGTGTCGCCAGATTCGGTCGGGGTCTCATCGTCACCGGCGGAAACGGCTTCGTCTTCGGCAACGTCATCCTCATCGATAAACGCCAGCAATTCGTGGCTTTCATCCTCGGCATCCGGTTGTGGCGAAGTCTCGGTCGGAAAAACCTCTTCCCCTTCCAGGAAGGTCAGGCCGGTGGCATGTGGATCTTGCGCGGCATCGGCAAGCCGCACGATGCCGAAACCACGGAAACCGTCGAATTCGCGCGAGCGCGTATAGGTGGGCAGGGCGGCGAGGTCGATTGGCACCATCAGGGAAGTGCCTTCCACCGGCCAATAAATCGTCTTGCCCGACCATGTGTCGCGACGGCTAAGAAGTTCGCGAATCTTGCCATCCGGATCAAGGTTGAAAAGTGCGGCCACATCGGCAAAGCCCATGCCCTCGACAGCCGCCGCCTTTGCGCCGACAGCTTCTGCGAATTCATGCGAAATCGAGCTGAAGCGTCCTTCAGCATCGATTTTCCAGACGAAACGGGAGGCGCGCGCGCCGGCATTAAAAACAAAAGCCGGTGCTGCGTCTGCGGCTTCCGTTTCCGCCGGAATCTCCTCTGCCGCCGGCGCAGCTGCCTGCGCAGTCACGGTTTCGGTGATCTCTTCCGCTGGTACGTTTTCAGCGTCTGCCAATGTCTCTTCAGCATGGTCGTGACCGGCGGCACGGTCGATTACCTGCGCCTCTGCCTCATCCGCATCGAGTTCGAAGAGATCGGCAATATCGTCGGTCATGGCCTCATGCGCGGCCGCATCGGCATCTTCGACAGGAATATCCAGCGGGGCCTCGGCCTGCTCTTCTGCCGGCAAGGGAAGGGCATCCAGTTCCTGTTCCGTCACAATCTCGTCTTCGCCATCGACGGGCAGTTCCGGCACGTCCTCCACATCCTCGATACCGGCAACGGCATCAAGCACGGAATCAAAGGAGGCTGCTTCTGCGACAACAGGTGCGGCCTCCGCAACTGGCAAATCTGGCTGAACGGCAGCCGGGGTTTCCTGCGGCTTGTCTTCAGCAAACCCATTGACAGGATCGAGCGTACCAAGCGCGGTCTCGACCACGAACATCAGGTTGAGTTCGGGCGACGCCGTGATCTGGCCGGTAGCCGCCGGCAGATAACCCTTGCCTGTTGGCACGGGACGCTTGACGAGATGACCGGACTGGCCCGCGGCCATGCGCACCAGCGTCCTTGCCGTATGCGGCGTAATACCCAGTGACGAGAAGCGCGGCGAAGCAGCTATAATCTCGTTCTCGCCATTCAGAACCGCCATATGAATATCGGGGTCGTCAAAACCTTCGATCATGCGCCGGGCGCATTCCGCCGTGTCAGGTGCGGTTTGATCGGTAAGGGCGGAAAACAGTATTGCGGGCTGGCCCGGTTCTGCTTCAATGATTTCCGCCTTGGCGGTCACGGCAATGCTGCGGAAACCGGCATTGATGCGGATGGTAAACGGCAGGCTGTCGCCTGCCCGGGAAAGCCGCGCCGCCGTTGCCGCCAGCTGCCGGAAGGTCACATCCTGCCGCTTCGGCCCCTGTTCCAGAAAATCGTAAACCATCGGCGTGCCGAACAAAGCCGCACCCCGGCCGTTGGCCCAAAGGGCACTCTGAAGGTCGAGCGAGAACAAAGCCATCGCCTCGCCGCGCCCGAAACCTTCACGCACCCGTTCATGCACTGCTATATCGATAAAGGGATACTGGACGGCGGGCATGTCGAAACCTATTCTGGCACTACCGGACCTTGCGGGCTTTTCAGCCTCCTCATGAAGCTGAAAGGTAAACCCGCTATGGCACCACGTTAACAGAATTTTAAATAACTTCACAGGCCGGCGGGGTCCACCATCCGGTGGATGAATCGCCAAACAGAGTTAACATGAACAGGCCTCGCCTTCGCCCGTTATCCGTCTCGGCGCAATGAAAGCGCTTGCCTTTCGATGCCTTTTTTCGCAAAATTCACTGAGGCACTTGCAAATGGGGGAAACACCTTTTATGTCACCCCCCGTGACGCCGCTTCGGCGTTTCATGTGCGGTTGTAGCTCAGTTGGTTAGAGCGCAGGTTTGTGGCACCTGAGGTCGGTGGTTCGACCCCACTCAACCGTACCATTCCCTTCTCCCGATAAGTTCAAATGCTACAAGGACTTACCGGGAGATGGGAGTAATTTTTCTCCCAGTCTGATATCCCGGTTTTGAAAGTCGCCGAAAATAATCACAGCGATTGTGGCCGTCGCGCCCGCCTTTTTTGTCGCATGTGAACCCTTGCCGTTTTCGGTGCGGGAAAAACCATTTGGCTAAAATCTCTTGCACTGGTATTGTCTGCCCAACGAAACCTTATGAAAGCCAGCAGCATAGCGTCTTCGCTTGTGCGCGGCGAAATGGACAAGACAGTGATCGACCCCGGAAACGGCCCAAAGCCGTCGGACCAAGGGGCATCGGTGGCGAACAAAGGGAAAGCGAAGCGATCCCGTCGTGGCAAGAAACACAAGCGTGACGGGAAGCCCCGTGACGCCGCTGTGCTGTCGCATGATGTTGCCGCGGATGTTCCGGCCGGTTCTCCCTACGTGTCGGCTCTCGAGCCGGATGCCGAACCGCGCAAGAGAAAGCGCCGGCGGCGTTCTCGCGGCAAAGGCACGTCCTCCCAGCAGAGTGTGCCTGCATCTGGTGAGCAGGCGCAGGCTCCAATTGTAACGGACGCCACCAATCCATCCTCAGCACCGCCCGGTGGTGTTCGCAAGTCGCGCAACCGCAAGCGGGCTCATCGCGATCCGCGTGGTCGTGATCCGCAGGGCCGCCCGCTGGTTCCTTCCCAGGCACCGAGACATATCGGCAAGCAGAACGGGCGCGCCAACGGGGCTTCCCAGGAGCCGCACCGCCAGCAACTGGATTCCGCACGTCAGGCGGGCCGCCAGCACGAGCATGGCCAGGACACGCCGGCGGATATGTATGCGGCGCTCGATCTCGGCACCAATAATTGCCGCCTGCTGATCGCGCAGCCCACACGTCCCGGCCAGTTCCGGGTCGTTGATGCCTTTTCACGCATCGTCCGGCTGGGCGAGGGGCTGGTATCCAGCGGCCGGCTTTCCGATGACGCGATGGATCGCGCCGTCGAGGCTCTGAAGGTCTGCTCGGCGAAACTTTCCGGCCGCCCGATAAGGCGCATGCGGTTGATCGCCACCGAAGCCTGCCGTGCCGCCTCCAATGGCGAGGAGTTTTTGGCGCGTGTTACGCGGGAAACGGGGCTGAAACTTGAAATCATCAGCCGCGAGACGGAAGCCCGGCTTGCGGTTTCTGGCTGCGCATCGCTTGTCGGGCGGGAAGCGCGCTCCGTTGTGCTGTTCGATATTGGCGGCGGATCTTCGGAAATCGCCGTCATCAAGGTCGGTGAAAACCGCTCGAACCGGCTTGCCAACCACATCACCCACTGGACCTCGCTGCCGGTCGGCGTCGTCACGCTCTCGGAACGCCACGGCGGCCGTGATGTGACGCCCGATGTCTTTGCCGCCATGGTGCGGGAGGTCGAAGGGCTGCTGGATGCGTTCCATTGCCCGCCACTGGCGCCGCATTTGCATCACGAGGATTTCCACCTGATCGGAACATCCGGCACGGTGACGACGCTTGCGGGTGTCCATCTCGATCTGCCGCGCTATGATCGCCGCAAGGTGGATGGCCTCTGGCTGTCCGACGCCGAGGTGACCGCGATGCAGGATAAGTTGCTCGCATGGGATTTCGCCGGTCGCGCCGCCAATGCCTGCATCGGTCCTGACAGGGCCGATCTGGTTCTGGCGGGTTGCGCCATTCTTGAGGCCATTCGCCGCCGCTGGCCGTCACGCCGCATGCGGGTGGCAGATCGTGGCCTGCGCGAAGGGCTTTTGACGGATATGATGGCGGATGACGGCGCATGGCGGCGTAACCGCATAAGGCGCATGCAGATGGTACGGCAGGACAGAACGGAAGGTTTGACATGAGCAAGGCGCCGACAAGCACCAATCGTACCGGCCGAAAGATCGGCCAGAAGGTCAAGAAGACCAAGCTCAAGGCCTCGTCGCGCCGCTGGCTGGAGCGTCATATCAATGACCCCTATGTGCAGCGTGCGAAGCTTGAAGGTTATCGCGCCCGCGCCGCCTTCAAGCTTTTGGAAATCA
The Agrobacterium cucumeris DNA segment above includes these coding regions:
- a CDS encoding ABC transporter ATP-binding protein is translated as MAKTLGPVKRKFSPWDNPDAVPFIRFENVTKRFGDFVAVNNLTLDIYEREFFSLLGPSGCGKTTLMRMLAGFEEPTEGRILLQGKDISGVPPYKRPTNMMFQSYALFPHMSVEKNIAFGLEQDGLPKAEIASRVEEMLRLVKLTEFAKRKPSQLSGGQRQRVALARSLAKRPKVLLLDEPLGALDKKLREETQFELMDIQTNLGLTFLIVTHDQEEAMTVSDRIAVMDKGIVVQVATPAEIYEAPNSRYVADFIGDINIFDANVVANASDIGKPGLVTLDCDGLKVAVEQECAAATGSQVAYAIRPEKVRISLDEPADSSVNSAYGEVWDIGYLGDFSVFIVKLADGRVLRAAQANVSRLVDRPITFGDMVWLNWKSDSGLVLTR
- a CDS encoding ABC transporter permease subunit, whose product is MAITTPENRQSPWRWLVVAVPYFWLLLFFAAPFFIIFKISLSDTAISMPPYTPVFEGFSKLGAFFSQLDFENYLFLTEDPLYIDAYLSSLRIAFISTCLLLLIGYPMALAMARAPSAVRPTLVMLVILPFWTSFLIRVYAWIGILKPEGLLTVLFQSIGLLGPDQQVNIFRTETAIFIGIVYSYLPFMVLPLYSALEKLDNTLLEAAADLGCPPWKAFWKITFPLSLPGVVAGSMICFIPITGEFVIPDLLGGAQTLMIGKTLWTEFFGNRDWPLASAVAVLLLLLLVVPIAIFQNQQKKVG
- a CDS encoding ABC transporter permease, whose protein sequence is MKRGKFDITVLTLGFAFLYIPIIILIVYSFNASKLVTVWGGFSLQWYRSMWSNQGLMDAAWVTLRVGILSATIGTILGTLAALSLTRFARFPGRVLFSGMIYAPLVMPEVITGLSLLLLFVAVGVDRGFWTVVIAHTTFTMCYVAIVVQSRLLTFDRSLEEAALDLGCPPVKTFFRITLPLIFPAVIAGWMLAFTLSLDDLVIASFATGPGATTLPIKIYSQVRLGVTPEINAICTILIGLVTIGVIVTSITSKRTELQRMRDEHAAARN
- a CDS encoding ABC transporter permease, whose product is MPMTVSLPATRRVSILPVAAVIVAAIAAMPILAIFWLALTGSTEGWQHLLANVLPRAGFRTFMLLGMTAATTAFFGIACAWLVTTFEFPLRRLLSAALVLPLAIPSYLAAYAFGEFLDFTGPVQSAIRAAFDYHSIRDYWFPDIRSLGGAVIVLSSVLYPYVYLSARAAFSMQGRFAAEAARTLGAKPLSVFFSVQLPMARPAIAIGLSLVLMETLNDIGAVEYLGVQTLTFTIYETWLNRGNLANATQIAAVILIIVGALIFIERNAREKQRFGAPKATSMAQRHRLKMLTGWRRWCASLFCFLPVASGFFIPVIVLGGYAAKRLDALFAPKLLKALGHSLEVSLSAAFVTLIAAFIFSYAIRTERSRTSKVAARLGSMGYGVPGTVLAIGVLIPLAGLDNGVDGFIRSHFGFSSGLLLSGTAFAIIYAHSVRFMTMAEGTLDAGFQKLSPHIDMASRTLGRNRLQTLFKVLLPNMRPAALTAFLLVLIESMKELPATILLRPFGFNTLATLVYEDASRSRVQDAAVPAIIIIIAGLIPVLLVSKSMDHPENS
- a CDS encoding ATP-binding protein, coding for MPAVQYPFIDIAVHERVREGFGRGEAMALFSLDLQSALWANGRGAALFGTPMVYDFLEQGPKRQDVTFRQLAATAARLSRAGDSLPFTIRINAGFRSIAVTAKAEIIEAEPGQPAILFSALTDQTAPDTAECARRMIEGFDDPDIHMAVLNGENEIIAASPRFSSLGITPHTARTLVRMAAGQSGHLVKRPVPTGKGYLPAATGQITASPELNLMFVVETALGTLDPVNGFAEDKPQETPAAVQPDLPVAEAAPVVAEAASFDSVLDAVAGIEDVEDVPELPVDGEDEIVTEQELDALPLPAEEQAEAPLDIPVEDADAAAHEAMTDDIADLFELDADEAEAQVIDRAAGHDHAEETLADAENVPAEEITETVTAQAAAPAAEEIPAETEAADAAPAFVFNAGARASRFVWKIDAEGRFSSISHEFAEAVGAKAAAVEGMGFADVAALFNLDPDGKIRELLSRRDTWSGKTIYWPVEGTSLMVPIDLAALPTYTRSREFDGFRGFGIVRLADAAQDPHATGLTFLEGEEVFPTETSPQPDAEDESHELLAFIDEDDVAEDEAVSAGDDETPTESGDTTGEVTNEDQRHDDSQAEFEAPVPAPDAEPSYSDKVVHLEERRSRSREGLTAGEQAAFREIGRTLAPIDALADESRKADEEVHSAEPAPQYSREDITPEIPVDETQNVQEAAKATEMAEEDDLFADYVRGERPAAAPTPATEIDTGEKGDTPTDLQPAADIAAAMVSPPPRPAGILTAETLDQMPVALLVHAGDRLIHANPDFLRLTGYTSLEELQDVGGLEALLQRQELDEMPDNEGGMVVVSAENDIIPVKARLQSIRWEETKALMLSLVPLEEKQTPVAAANENTAATAGAEAGSVSVLQGEVEELHSILETATDGVVLLGDSGEIRSLNRSASALFNYDNGEIAGKPFVTLFAHESQRAVLDYLSGLANNGVASVLNDGREVIGREASGGFLPLFMTIGRLKSSHGYCAVIRDITQWKRTEEELRNAKRAAETANAHKTDFLARVSHEIRTPLNAIIGFADMMATERFGPIGHPRYAEYSNDIGRSGRHVLDIVNDLLDISKIEAGQMDVDFIAVPLNETVAEAVSLVQPQANNQRVIIRTALSQSVPHIVADLRSIKQIVLNILSNAIRFTPSGGQIVVSTAYEANGSVSLRIRDTGIGMTRAELEQAMKPFRQVASSSKRVRGDGTGLGLPLTKAMVDANRANFSITSTPNEGTLVEITFPSQRVLAN
- a CDS encoding Ppx/GppA phosphatase family protein gives rise to the protein MKASSIASSLVRGEMDKTVIDPGNGPKPSDQGASVANKGKAKRSRRGKKHKRDGKPRDAAVLSHDVAADVPAGSPYVSALEPDAEPRKRKRRRRSRGKGTSSQQSVPASGEQAQAPIVTDATNPSSAPPGGVRKSRNRKRAHRDPRGRDPQGRPLVPSQAPRHIGKQNGRANGASQEPHRQQLDSARQAGRQHEHGQDTPADMYAALDLGTNNCRLLIAQPTRPGQFRVVDAFSRIVRLGEGLVSSGRLSDDAMDRAVEALKVCSAKLSGRPIRRMRLIATEACRAASNGEEFLARVTRETGLKLEIISRETEARLAVSGCASLVGREARSVVLFDIGGGSSEIAVIKVGENRSNRLANHITHWTSLPVGVVTLSERHGGRDVTPDVFAAMVREVEGLLDAFHCPPLAPHLHHEDFHLIGTSGTVTTLAGVHLDLPRYDRRKVDGLWLSDAEVTAMQDKLLAWDFAGRAANACIGPDRADLVLAGCAILEAIRRRWPSRRMRVADRGLREGLLTDMMADDGAWRRNRIRRMQMVRQDRTEGLT